The segment TCTTTATAAATTTTTATATTTTCTTTATGGTTTTCATCCAAATCATTAATTATTTCTTGTTCCACTTTTCCATTTACTTCTTTTTTTGTTATAGTCATCATTCTTAATGAATCCACAAATAAATCTAACGTCACTTTTTGTACTTCTCCATTGATTTCATAATATTTCTTTAATTTGTAAAGACAGTATTTTAAAACAACAAGAGCAATGAAACATAACAAAAGATGCGCAAGTATATGCTGTTCATTATGAACAAAAACAGGTCTAACTTGTAAATAAGATTTTAATGTTCTGAAATTTTCTTCTACTTTTCATTGTTTTCTGTAAATTTCATTAGCTTTTTCTGGTGTTAAATCTAGAATATTGGTTTCAATAATGTAAAAACCATCTTCAGATTCTTTTTTCTTAATTTTCTCTCAATTTAATTTACCCACTGTTTTGCCATCAATGTCCATGTATTTCTTTTTATATTCTGGAACTAAAGAACTAAGTGGTAGTTCTCCATTTACAGTTTTCTTATTCAATTTATCAATAAAATTATTTCTTCTTAATTTATCTAAAGTCTTTTTTCCAGGACTGAAAAACACACATCATTTTCTGTATTTACCGTTAAATCTATTTTTATTTCAAATAGATTCAACAATTTGTTCTTTTCAAAACATTTCATCTCTAAAAACATAATGTTTGTCTTCAAGAATGAATTTTTTCATCCCAATACTTAATGTATCTAATCTTTTTTGAAATATATATTTAATTCCTTTTTGTTCTAGGAAACGTAAGTTTGCGTTGTTATTTATTCCACGATCTGCAACTATTGTAATATCCTTTATTTTATAGATTGATTGAAGTTCTAAAACGAAGGATAACATTGTTTTACCATCAGCTGTGTTACCTGGAAAAACTTTATAGTGTATTGGTATTCCGTTTTCATCTACAGCCATTGCTATGACTACTTGATCTTCATTGTGTTTTCCGTCTTTTGAAAAACCGTTTTTTCTTATTCCTTCTCTTGTAAAGCTTTCAAAATAAACTGTTGTGTTATCGAAGTGAAAAACTTTATTGTTACGATTTGTAAATTCATTTATTTTTTGAAATAAATTGACTAAAACAGAATTCTTATTTTCGAAAATAACATCAAGATAGTTATATATTGATGATTTTTTAACATTAATATCATTTATAAAATCACTTTTATTTTTATATTGTGACATATAGCTTCTTGGAAGGATAATTCTAGTTGCTATGAAAAATTCCAAAACCTCTTCTAACGATTTATGTTTACTTTTTGGTAATGCTGAAAATAAATTTAATTCTTTAATAACTTTATAAATTAAATCAACTCCAATATTTTGGATACTTGTTTTTACAGAAGTGGGTTTTAATAATTTAAAAAATTCTTCTTTTGCAACAGCTTTATCTAAAGATGTATCTACTTTTTTTGCTATTTCTTTCATATCTTCAATTGAAGATAATCCATACTTTTCTTTGATATCTTCTCAGTATCCTAGACCAATCTGATTTCCATAACCTTTTTTAAAACCTTTAGAAATAGCTAAAACTAAATAATATTTTCCATTTTGTTTTTTCTTGCATAAACTGTAACTCATGCTCTTATTATATCATTTTATGTATGTAATGTAAGTAAAAAAATATTTTTTTCTTTAGCTCATATATCTTTGATATATGTATAAAAAAATGAGCCTAAAAAATAGGCTCAACTTGGAAACTCAGGATTAAATGTTAAAAATTGTTATAGTTTCTTTCAAAATGTGTTTTATGATTGTGGAGTTAAATGAACCTTATGGTAATTAAATTTGTAATTGAGAAACACAAAAGAAGATGTAATTAATAAAAATCCTCAATATGAAATTCCATCATAAATGTATTTTCATGAACTAGAGCTATAAAAAAGTCCGCTATTACTTTTACCACCAACAATAAAAGCGAGATAAATATCACGATAAATTATATCAAATCCCATTATAACAACAATGCTAATGATGCAAAGCACTGAAATTGTTTTGAAAAATCTAATAGCTGGTTCTTTGGTTTGGATATTTCTTTTTAGCGCCAAAAAGATTGTGTAAGCATAAACTAAAAAGAAAATGTTAATTGGTATATTTGAAAAAGTATCAATTAATGAATCTGAATTTAAAACAACTGAGGGAACAGTTAGAAACGCAAAATAAATAGCAAAAACAATCAAATATAAACTAAATCCGCCAAGTCCTTGCTTTGTTAACTCAAGCTTAGTAAAGAATTTATGTCCAATAACGCTTCTTTCTTCTACAAGAGCTTGAAAACCCCTTAATGTTCCTAAATAGATTGAATTACATACAAAAAAGCCACTAAAACCAAGCATAAAGTAAATAATGATTTCAATTACTTGTTTGGTGTCTTTTTGCGAAGGATCCTTAAAAATACTTTTAAAAATATCAACTACGTTTGCATAACCAGTTAAAGCAACTCCGAGTGAAATAAAAAAGTAAATAACACCTGAAATTATAATAGTTAAAATAGATACAATTGGAATTTGCTTGGGTTTTTTCATATCATCAGCAAGATTTCCAATCATTAAAAAAGCATCAAAAGCAAAAAGCACTATTGGAAGCGAAAGCGCAAGTCCACTAAAACTAAACTGCTTGGTGCTTGCAACTCCATTTGCTCCATCGTTTAAAGTTCCCGTATCTACATTTGGTGAGTTATGACTACCAATAAACGCTATGATAATTGCAATAATTAAAGGAATTATTTTGAAGAAAAATGAAAATTGTTGCAATCGCACCGAAGCTTTTAATTTCAAAAAATTAAGCCCAATTAAGAAAATCGCAACAAATAAACTAGTTAATACAACATAACCAAAATGGATGCTAGTTACATTAATTCCTTTAATTGAAGCAATTGCATTAAAAATCATTTCAGTTGAAAAAATAGGTAAAATTGTGCTTAAAAGTCCATAGTATAAAAATGATTGATAAAGCTTTGCAATATACCCTTGCTTTGGAGTGGATAAATTAGCAATTCAACCGGATAAACCACTTTTAGAATGACCTGATTTAGACACTTGCAGAAAACAATAAGCAGTTAAAAGCGAAATTAGCGCGCCTAAAATTCAAACAACTAAAAAACTATACAAACTAAAATCGTTTGAATTTTCAATTGCTTGATTTTTAAAAATACTAATGTTTTTAAAGAAGATCCCAATCCCAATAACACTTGAAACACTAATTGCAAGCGAGGCAAAGAAACCTATCTTATGTGCTTTTTTCTGATTCATAATAAGAATTATAAAGAAAAATAGTGCTTTTTGCAATAATTGCTTAAGCAAAATTTGTTCGAGATAAAATAAAAGTTCATCCTATTTTTTAGGATGAACCAGCGGATTTGCTTTATGAATGTGACTATTTTTCAAGTGTTTTTTAACTTTACTTTAAAAACACTTCCTGAGTTTCCAAGTTGATACACTATAAAAAACGAATACATCTATAAATAAGGTGTATTCGTTTTTTATATTTAAAATTACACACATAGAATTAACTCATACATGCGATAAAATCTTTATAAATTTTTATATTTTCTTTATGGTTTTCATCCAAATCATTAATTATTTCTTGTACCACTTTTCCATTTACTTCTTTTTTTGTTATAGTCATCATTCTTAATGAATCCACAAATAAATCTAACGTCACTTTTTGTACTTCTCCATTGATTTCATAATATTTCTTTAATTTGTAAAGACAGTATTTTAAAACAACAAGAGCAATGAAACATAACAAAAGATGCGCAAGTATATGCTGTTCATTATGAACAAAAACAGGTCTAACTTGTAAAGAAGATTTTAATGTTCTGAAATTTTCTTCTACTTTTCATTGTTTTCTGTAAATTTCATTAGCTTTTTCTGGTGTTAAATCTAGAATATTGGTTTCAATAATGTAAAAACCATCTTCAGATTCTTTTTTCTTAATTTTCTCTCAATTTAATTTACCCACTGTTTTGCCATCAATGTCCATGTATTTCTTTTTATATTCTGGAACTAAAGAACTAAGTGGTAGTTCTCCATTTACAGTTTTCTTATTCAATTTATCAATAAAATTATTTCTTCTTAATTTATCTAAAGTATTTTTTCCAGGACTGAAAAACACACATCATTTTCTGTATTTACCGTTAAATCTATTTTTATTTCAAATAGATTCAACAATTTGTTCTTTTCAAAACATTTCATCTCTAAAAACATAATATTTGTCTTCAAGAATGAATTTTTTCATCCCAATACTTAATGTATCTAATCTTTTTTGAAATATATATTTAATTCCTTTTTGTTCTAGGAAACGTAAGTTTGCGTTGTTATTTATTCCACGATCTGCAACTATTGTAATATCCTTTATTTTATAGATTGATTGAAGTTCTAAAACGAAGGATAACATTGTTTTACCATCAGCTGTTTTACCTGGAAAAACTTTATAGTGTATTGGTATTCCGTTTTCATCTACAGCCATTGCTATGACTACTTGATCTTCATTGTGTTTTCCGTCTTTTGAAAAACCGTTTTTTCTTATTCCTTCTCTTGTAAAGCTTTCAAAATAAACTGTTGTGTTATCGAAGTGAAAAACTTTATTGTTACGATTTGTAAATTCATTTATTTTTTGAAATAAATTGACTAAAACAGAATTCTTATTTTCGAAAATAACATCAAGATAGTTATATATTGATGATTTTTTAACATTAATATCATTTATAAAATCACTTTTATTTTTATATTGTGACATATAGCTTCTTGGAAGGATAATTCTAGTTGCTATGAAAAATTCCAAAACCTCTTCTAACGATTTATGTTTACTTTTTGGTAATGCTGAAAATAAATTTAATTCTTTAATAACTTTATAAATTAAATCAACTCCAATATTTTGGATACTTGTTTTTACAGAAGTGGGTTTTAATAATTTAAAAAATTCTTCTTTTGCAACAGCTTTATCTAAAGATGTATCTACTTTTTTTGCTATTTCTTTCATATCTTCAATTGAAGATAATCCATACTTTTCTTTGATATCTTCTCAGTATCCTAGACCAATCTGATTTCCATAACCTTTTTTAAAACCTTTAGAAATAGCTAAAACTAAATAATATTTTCCATTTTGTTTTTTCTTGCATAAACTGTAACTCATGCTCTTATTATATCATTTTATGTATGTAATGTAAGTAAAAAAACATTTTTTTCTTTAGGTCATATATCTTTGATATATGTATAAAAAAATGAGCCTAAAAAATAGGCTCAACTTGGAAACTCAGGATTGCTTAAGCAAAATTTGTTCGAGATAAAATAAAAGTTCATCCTATTTTTTAGGATGAACCAGCGGATTTGCTTTATGAATGTGACTATTTTTCCTGAGTTTCCAAGTTGAGACACTATAAAAAACGAATACAGCTATAAATAAGGTGTATTCGTTTTTTTACATTTAAAATTACACACATAGAATTAACTCATACATGCGATGAAATCTTTATAAATTTTTATATTTTCTTTGTGGTTTTCATCCAAATCATTAATTATTTCTTGTACCACTTTTCCATTTACTTCTTTTTTTGTTATAGTCATCATTCTTAATGAATCCACAAATAAATCTAACGTCACTTTTTGTATTTCTCCATTGATTTCATAATATTTCTTTAATTTATAAAGACAGTATTTTAAAACAACAAGAGCAATGAAACATAATAAAAGATGTGCAAGTATATGCTGTTCATTATGAACAAAAACAGGTCTAACTTGTAAAGAAGATTTTAATGTTCTGAAATTTTCTTCTACTTTTCATTGTTTTCTGTAAATTTCATTAGCTTTTTCTGGTGTTAAATCTAGAATATTGGTTTCAATAATGTAAAAACCATCTTCAGATTCTTTTTTCTTAATTTTCTCTCAATTTAATTTACCCACTGTTTTGCCATCAATGTCCATATATTTCTTTTTATATTCTGGAACTAAAGAACTAAGTGGCAGTTCTCCATTTACAGTTTTCTTATTCAATTTATCAATAAAATTATTTCTTTTTAATTTATCTAAAGTCTTTTTCCCAGGACTGAAAAACACACATCATTTTCTGTATTTACCATTAAATCTATTTTTATTTCAAACAGATTCAACAATTTGTTCTTTTCAAAACATTTCATCTCTAAAAACATAATGTTTGTCTTCAAGAATGAATTTTTTCATCCCAATACTTAATGTATCTAATCTTTTTTGGAATATATATTTAATTCCTTTTTGTTCTAGGAAACGTAAGTTTGCGTTGTTATTTATTCCACGATCTGCAACTATTGTAATATCCTTTATTTTATAGATTGATTGAAGTTCTAAAACGAAGGATAACATTGTTTTACCATCAGCCGTGTTACCTGGGAAAACTTTATAGTGTATTGGTATTCCGTTTTCGTCTACAGCCATTGCTATGACTACTTGATCTTCATTGTGTTTTCCGTCTTTTGAAAAACCGTTTTTTCTTATTCCTTCTCTTGTAAAGCTTTCAAAATAAACTGTTGTGTTATCGAAGTGAAAAACTTTATTGTTACGATTTGTAAATTCATTTATTTTTTGAAATAAATTGACTAAAACAGAATTCTTATTTTCGAAAATAACATCAAGATAGTTATATATTGATGATTTTTTAACATTAATATCATTTATAAAATCACTTTTATTTTTATATTGTGACATATAGCTTCTTGGAAGGATAATTCTAGTTGCTATGAAAAATTCCAAAACCTCTTCTAACGATTTATGTTTACTTTTTGGTAATGCTGAAAATAAATTTAATTCTTTAATAACTTTATAAATTAAATCAACTCCAATATTTTGGATACTTGTTTTTACAGAAGTGGGTTTTAATAATTTAAAAAATTCTTCTTTTGCAACAGCTTTATCTAAAGATGTATCTACTTTTTTTGCTATTTCTTTCATATCTTCAATTGAAGATAATCCATACTTTTCTTTGATATCTTCTCAGTATCCTAGACCAATCTGATTTCCATAACCTTTTTTAAAACCTTTAGAAATAGCTAAAACTAAATAATATTTTCCATTTTGTTTTTTCTTGCATAAACTGTAACTCATGCTCTTATTATATCATTTTATGTATGTAATGTAAGTAAAAAAATATTTTTTTCTTTAGCTCATATATCTTTGATATATGTATAAAAAAATGAGCCTAAAAAATAGGCTCAACTTGGAAACTCAGGATTGCTTAAGCAAAATTTGTTCGAGATAAAATAAAAGTTCATCCTATTTTTTAGGATGAACCAGCGGATTTGCTTTATGAATGTGACTATTTTTCAAGTGTTTTTTAACTTTACTTTAAAAACACTTCATTTAATAAGTGCTAATAATTAATAAGGTAATTTTTAGAGCACCAAAACAAAGGTTATTTGTTTAGTTATTAAGCTTCATAAAGCATTTTAAGTTATCTAAGATTTAGTTCTTTGGAAATATGTAGTTGTAATTAAACTTTGAAGTTTTTCATCTACTGGCAAGATACCTTTATGAATATTGTTTTTACTTTCAACAATTTCGTAAATTGAAATAACTTTAGCATCATACCCGTTAATTGGTGTTGCAAAGTAATTTCTAAGCACAAAGTCATAATCAATTTCTTGAGTAGGGTTATAGTTAATAAAGTGAAAATTATCTAAAGAAAGATATTTTTCAGCAATTTTAGCTTCAATTGTTTCATTTGCAAAGTTGATTAAAGCAATTTTTCTAGCAAAATATGCTAAAAGAGCTTCTTTTTCTTTTAAAGCTTCTTCTAAGTCTTCAAAATCTTCTTCAAATCCTTTTGATAAGTATTTTAAAGTAAGTTTGTATGCTTGATCTTGAGAAGCATTAATTGCATCATCAAATAATTGAAGTGATTTTTCTTTGTTTTGAACACTTACAATTTGTTCAAGCAACCTATCAATACCATTATCTTGTAAGTATTTTCGAATTACTTGAGGATAAAAAGTAGTTCAATCTTCAAGATCAGCATCTTCAGAGCTTTCACCATCTAAAAAGGCTTTATGTAACTGATTGCTCTCTTTAAAATGCTGAATAATTTCTTGATTATCTAAGTTGCTTCAGCTAAGGATTTGGCTAAGTTTGTTTACTAAAGTTTGACTTTCTTCATTGGTGAAAATTTCCTCAAATTCTGAAGCTTTAAGGTTGCTTCAAATATCTAATAAAGCTTTTTCATAAAAAGTTTTTTGAAGGATTGAGCTATCAAAAATATTAATTCCTTGTTCTTTAAATTGCTCATAAAGCGATTTAATTGAAGGTAATTTATCATAAAATGAATTTTTAAATACATTTAGATACTCAAAGTTTTGTTTTTGGGTGTTTTTACTCGAAAGAACAAGTCCATCAATTAAAAGAATATTAAATTTAGGTTTAACCACTCTAATTTCACCTTCTCCAACCTCACCAGGGAAGTTATCTTCACCATAATATGAGTCTATAGCATCACCATTATACATAATAGCTGCATTAATATCAGGTCTTTGGTGGTTAATTAAGTTATTTACAATTTGAAGCCCATCTCCTTCAAAAGTAATGTGCTCACTGTTTTTAACATCAAATCCAGTTCCATCTTTAATTAAGGAAATAAATGAATCAATAAGTTGTGAGTAGGTATTATTTTCAACTTCACCAGTAAAATGCTCTGAAGTACGTCTTTTTTCATCTGGAATTAGTCAGTATGATGAACCATATAAAAGGTTATCTCTTATTGCGTCAGTAATGATTCAGTTTTTGTAACCATTTTCGCTAATTATTTTAAGTAAATTTACCATGTGATATAAATCATCACCATAAACGTTGTGATATGATTCAAAATCAATTTCACCTTCTTCATTTAGATGCTCTTTATCACTTGGAGTTACTTTGTTTGTGTTGTAAGCAAGAACTGCATCTTGTGAAAAATAAGGATAGAAATACTCTCATAAATGAGCATTTAAATCTCTTCCAAATTCATCTTTTTCTAAGTACTTATCGTATTGTTCAAGATGGTCTCAAATGTCTTTTCTTAAAGTTAATTTCACCATTTGTTTGGTAAGTTCATAGTTATCTTTAAGAATCGGCATATCAAAAAGCACTGAATAATCAATTTTAGCAATTAAGTGTTTGCGAATTAATTGAGTAGCTAAAAAGTCGGTTCCAATTCCAGCTGCTGCTTTATTATTTAAAATAGCATTGTAAAATTCGTTAATTTCTGAAAATTGCTTATAGTCAAAAGTTTTAGAAATAATCCCTTTGTTTTCTTCTGACATATACGCTTTAAAGTTGTAAAAACTAGGTAAAAAAGGTTTTTTGAGTTTTTGGTGTAAAGTAACAGAAACACCAGCAGTAACTGCGGCTACTGTTGTGGTTGCTATTAAAATGTTGCGATATTTTTTAAATTTATTAAACATTATTTTTGACTTTTGCTTTTAGCAACTGTATAAATAATGTTTCCAATAATTGTCATAAATAACACAATTGAACCAAAAACAAGTCCTCAAGCTTGGAATGAACCTTCATAAAGTTTAGTTCCAAGTGTTGATGTATTTGATACAGTTCTAGCGATAATGAAATCGTCAAAACTTAAGAATGTACTTACAATAGCAACCATAATAATTGAAGGAATCATGTAAATAAAATATGTTTTAAATCATGAAGCAATTTTTGAATACCCTAAATCTTGGCTTGCTTCAAAAAGGTTGTTATTAAATTTCTCACTTCTAGGTAGCATAAGTGAAATTCCGTATGGAAGAGCCATAACTGTATGTCCAATAATTAATCTCCCAAACCCTTCGCTATCTGTTGAGATGATTCCAAAGAAAATTCCAAATACAAGCACAAGACCAATAGCGGTGATGTTATCTGGGTTAATTAATGGAATATTTGAACTAGAAATAACTGAAGAACGCACTAATTTATTTTTTTGTCTATAAAGTGCATAAACAGTGATAAGTGAAAGTGAAATAACTAAAAAACTAACAATTAATGCAAGTAAGATAGTATTTACAAGAGCTAAATCACGTCCATCTTTAAATAAATTAGCTCAGTTATCAGTAGTCCCTACTGTTCAAGTGGTGTTGAATTCACCTTTTTTAGTTTGTTGGTTAAATGAAAATACAAAACCAAAAATTAAAGGTACATACACTAAAGTTAAAATGATGTAAATGTAGCTTCTTTTTAAAATTTCAACAATTTTACTCATAGTGTGCTCCTTTCTTGAAGAAGAAAATTACTTTTGGAGCAATTAATGTAAGTGAGTAAATTCCAATGAAAATAGCACTAACAACAACAACTAAGGCACTACCTGAACTTAAGTCAAATTTATTACCTGGGTTAATTTTTGAGTTAATTAAGTCCCCTATTAATTGTTTTTGTGACCCGTCTGGAAGTAATTTTTTACTAATAACAAAGGTAGTAGCACTAGCTAGGAAAATCATACCAATACCACTTAAAATTGCTTTAGTTGCATATGGAATGATCACTTTGTACATTGTTTGGAATGAGTTATACCCAAGGTCATAACTAGCTTCAACAATGTTTTTAGGCATATCTTTAAACACTGTATAAAGCGGCATAACCATAAGTGGGATATTTAAGAAAGTAAGCCCTAAAATAATAAATCATTCAGCATTTAATGATTTAGGGTCAGCTACCATAGCTAAAAATAATCCTTTAATAGCGTAAATTTTCGCAATAGTGAAAATTGCCATTGGACTAATAATTAAGCTAAGTGCGTAAATCCGGAAAATTTTAGATTTAGATGTTGAAATAAAATATGAATATGGAAGAGCAATAATAAGACATAAAAATGAAGAAATGACTCCAATTTTTAAGCTCCGTCCAATGATGTTTCAAGTGTTTGATTCTTTTACTAAAATTCAGTTGTCAAACCCTTCTTCATGCCCAACAACAGCGTTAGTAAAAATTAAAATAATTGGCAAAACAATTAAAAGAATTGCGATTAAAAAATAAGGAATGGCTAAAGCTAAACGACGATTAAAGTTTAATTGTTTAATTTTGGAAAGCATCGTTAGAATAATCTCACTTAGCGTCTTTTTTCATTAAATGAATTGAATCGATTGTTCAGCTTAAGTATACAGTTTCACCTTCTTCAAATTTTTTCGCAGTTTCTACGAAAATTGATTGAGTTTCAGAAATATCTACTTTAATATAGTAGTAGCTTCCACGATATGAAATATCTGAAACTGTACCTTTAATTTTTCCTTCAGTTGATTTAGGCTCTGCAATAATATCGATATCTTCAGGTCTAATTAATGCATCAACAATTTGACCTTTTGCAAATTCATCACCTTCATGAACTGTTTTAAATTCTTTACCAAGAAGTTTTACATTTCCATTTTCTAAGAATTTAGCATCAAAAATGTTTGAATCACCAATGAATTTAGCAACTCAAATATTAACTGGGAAATCATAAATGTTTTTAGGTGTATCATATTGCTCAATTTTTCCATCACGCATAACAGCAATGCGATCTGAAAGTTCTAAAGCTTCGTTTTGGTCGTGAGTAACAAAAATAAATGTAAGACCAAGTTCTTGTTGCACGGTTCTAAGAAGAATTTGCATTTTTTTACGGATTTTAGCATCAAGAGCACTAAGCGGCTCGTCTAAAAGTAAAATTTCAGGCTCAATAACTAAGCTACGAGCAAGAGCAACACGCTGCTTCATCCCTCCTGAAAGTTCGTTGATGCTTCTTTTTTCATTTCCTTTAAGACCAACAATTTCAATGATTTTGTTAATAGCTTCTTGTGTTTCTTCGTTAGTTAATTTACGTTTAAAGTGACGGTTTTCAAAAGCTTTTGATTTTTCGCTTACATAATTTTCTCAATATGAATATTCAAAATCTGAATCATCAAGTCAAGTAAGACGTTTTTTGTATTCTTTTGTCTCTTCATTTAAGGCTTCAAGCTCTTTTTCGTATTGGTCTTGTTTTTCTTGTAATTTAGAAATTTTAGCAGCTGCTTTAGCTTCTCATTGCACAAGTTTCTTTTGGTATCTATCGATTGTTTTTTGACTAATTTTGTCTTTATCTTTTGGAACTCTTTTTAATTTAAGTCCATACATAATGTTTCCTTCAACATTTAAGTGAGGGAAAAGGGCATAATCTTGAAAAATTGTAGAAACGTTTCTTTTGTATGGAGCAAGATCTTTAATATCCAGTCCATTAAATTTAATTTCACCACGGGTAGCTCATTCAAAACCACCAAGTAATCTTAAGATAGTAGTTTTACCACTACCACTAGGTCCAAGAAGAGTTACAAACTCTCCACGATTAATGTTTAAATTAACTTCATCTAAAACAGTCTTATTACCAAATTCTTTGGTAACTTCAACTAATTCAATAACATAATTATTCTTTTTTGTGTTTGTTTTAACACTTTGCATATTATTTTCCTCCTTTATTTTAAATTGAATAATTAATTATTCAACTGGGAGGCACAATCATAGATATTTTCGCAATATTCTTCTACAAATTTTTCAAGCGCAGGGTAGTGAATATCGCAAAAATTAATCAATATCCATTTAATTGCTAAATGAATATTACGTCTTACCATATTTTTCATAGATTGAATTTTACCAAAATGTAAAAAATCGATAATCATTTTATCCAACAATTTTGCTCTTAAAAAGTTTTGAATCCACTGCTAAAAACATACTTAAATTATCGACATTTTCTTAAGTAAAATTAAAAGTTTTAGAAACGATTTTTTTATATCTTATTTAGGCATTAGCATTTATAAAAATTAGGCTTTTTAATAGCTAGGTGAAAAAAGTTTATAAAACCAAAAATAACAAAAAAGCTTACTTTTCATTTCTTTTTTAAACTTTTTGCATTAAAATTATATCCATGAACACACAATCAAGCATAAAAGCTTTCAGTGAGAAAAACTTCATTTTCTTCACAATTAACTTCATAGTGGGATTTGGTTTTGTTAGCACCATTTTGACTATTACTAATTTAAAAGCTCTAGGTTTATTAACTATTTTATTAACTTCATTTATTACCTTAGGAATTGTTCTAGTTTTTTCAAGATTAGCAGCAGTATATAGCGAAGAATATGGCGGATCATATTACTATGCCAAAAAGATAGGGGATTCTAAAGCTAAGAAATTATTTGCTTTTTGAGTTGGTTGAAGTCAATTTATGCAAGGGCCAATTCTTTCAGCAGCTGGACCATTATTTTTAGCTACTGCAATTTCGGTAGTTACTGATAATCAAATGGTAATTTCAATTGTTAGAGGAATTTCATTTTTATTTTATATTTTGCTTATGTTTATTTCCACATTTGGGCTCAAATTAAGCACAAAAGTTATCTATCTTTCAGCAATTATTAAATGAACCATTATCTTTTTAGCACTTCTACTGTCAGTTTATTTAGCTTTTAAAAACCCAAGTTACTCAACCAATTTTAGCGGGTTAATTGATAAACCTAAAAGTGAATATGCTTATTTAATTTCAAGCTCAGTAATTTCATTTATGTATGCTTTTGGTGGTTTTGAAAGTATTGCTGCAATGACTAAGGATGCGCAAACTAATAAAATTAAAAAAGTGCTCTTTTTATCTTTCGGATTTATTGTTGGGTTTTACTTGGTATTTTAC is part of the Mycoplasmopsis gallinacea genome and harbors:
- a CDS encoding ABC transporter permease → MSKIVEILKRSYIYIILTLVYVPLIFGFVFSFNQQTKKGEFNTTWTVGTTDNWANLFKDGRDLALVNTILLALIVSFLVISLSLITVYALYRQKNKLVRSSVISSSNIPLINPDNITAIGLVLVFGIFFGIISTDSEGFGRLIIGHTVMALPYGISLMLPRSEKFNNNLFEASQDLGYSKIASWFKTYFIYMIPSIIMVAIVSTFLSFDDFIIARTVSNTSTLGTKLYEGSFQAWGLVFGSIVLFMTIIGNIIYTVAKSKSQK
- a CDS encoding ABC transporter permease, which codes for MLSKIKQLNFNRRLALAIPYFLIAILLIVLPIILIFTNAVVGHEEGFDNWILVKESNTWNIIGRSLKIGVISSFLCLIIALPYSYFISTSKSKIFRIYALSLIISPMAIFTIAKIYAIKGLFLAMVADPKSLNAEWFIILGLTFLNIPLMVMPLYTVFKDMPKNIVEASYDLGYNSFQTMYKVIIPYATKAILSGIGMIFLASATTFVISKKLLPDGSQKQLIGDLINSKINPGNKFDLSSGSALVVVVSAIFIGIYSLTLIAPKVIFFFKKGAHYE
- a CDS encoding ABC transporter ATP-binding protein; protein product: MQSVKTNTKKNNYVIELVEVTKEFGNKTVLDEVNLNINRGEFVTLLGPSGSGKTTILRLLGGFEWATRGEIKFNGLDIKDLAPYKRNVSTIFQDYALFPHLNVEGNIMYGLKLKRVPKDKDKISQKTIDRYQKKLVQWEAKAAAKISKLQEKQDQYEKELEALNEETKEYKKRLTWLDDSDFEYSYWENYVSEKSKAFENRHFKRKLTNEETQEAINKIIEIVGLKGNEKRSINELSGGMKQRVALARSLVIEPEILLLDEPLSALDAKIRKKMQILLRTVQQELGLTFIFVTHDQNEALELSDRIAVMRDGKIEQYDTPKNIYDFPVNIWVAKFIGDSNIFDAKFLENGNVKLLGKEFKTVHEGDEFAKGQIVDALIRPEDIDIIAEPKSTEGKIKGTVSDISYRGSYYYIKVDISETQSIFVETAKKFEEGETVYLSWTIDSIHLMKKDAKWDYSNDAFQN
- a CDS encoding APC family permease, which translates into the protein MNTQSSIKAFSEKNFIFFTINFIVGFGFVSTILTITNLKALGLLTILLTSFITLGIVLVFSRLAAVYSEEYGGSYYYAKKIGDSKAKKLFAFWVGWSQFMQGPILSAAGPLFLATAISVVTDNQMVISIVRGISFLFYILLMFISTFGLKLSTKVIYLSAIIKWTIIFLALLLSVYLAFKNPSYSTNFSGLIDKPKSEYAYLISSSVISFMYAFGGFESIAAMTKDAQTNKIKKVLFLSFGFIVGFYLVFYLVLLGINSSVLNGQFSNIFLKTWSITGLVIFVIGTIFNQISSKISTVLVNSRQLIPLAEDGYLPKFLIKTNSRGEYRNAIYFSLGLTIFSLIVFWALPEFLNLKNFFLSVIEIGTISFLVQYVLTFITALILERKNKVITIPWYEKIIYYLVMILLISLIVIYLFPMIVGHSWSVENTIVLVSYLASLIIGGILFVIAKFNK